The DNA sequence attaggttgagaaaaaaaattaaaaaaaaaagagacacaaagagaaattagaaaaaaaaaatagagagagataagcgaaagaaagaaaaaaaaaagtaggaactgacttaaaagttgaaaagaaaaaagacaaaattgactaaaaaatatataaaaaagacaaaaaaaaaaaaaaaactttttgaagtttcaataagtaataaagaaaaaaaaaattaataaaagtataaaagtaaaatgttcttgtcaaattaaaaatgtaatgtttgaaaaaaaaaatgtactatttggtgtaaatttttcaaataaaaagaaaccctaaaatgtaagtgtaaaataaattaaaaaataaataaaactaattaagctaaaaacataaacataaaatatgggattggataataagtttataaaaatatggcatatcaaataccataaaaaattttaaatgtgaaaaaatgccatagaagagtggcaaacctaaaaatgccatatttttctaactttgttatgaaatcccatatttcatgtaattttcactatgttCAAACTCCACTACCAACAAGTGTGGTTGGTGCATAATTAGGTGGACTCATTTGATACTAAAATCCACCACATGCatgtatattattaaaatattaggaTTATTACATTACATTAGAACAAGCAATTGGAAAACGCAGCAAAGCCAACTAAAAGAAAAATGACTTTACTCATCATTATAACTAACTAGTGATAGTGGAGCAGGGTAGTGAGTAGTGAGAATCACTGCAGCAATAGCTATAGTGCCTCTGAGAAAGAATGTTTCTAGTTTTGTAAAGGTCTGCTTCTATGCATGCACTTACATTGTCACATCCCTTTTCAAACACTGTAACGGTATCGTTTTTAGCTTCCTTCCATttacaaaacaacaaaaactaaagtcactttaaattttattttgttcattTTTGTGGATGACCCTATTCAATTAAATTACCATTTTCTTGTTGTCCCTTTTTCTTTATGGCTTTTCCTAAATTTTTTGCTTTGTGTATgagtccctctctctctctctatcactTTTGTCTTTCTCAATCTACCAAATGCCAAATTCTTTCTTCATTTGAAGAATAAGTATAATTGAAGGGAGGCTCACCTTTTTACTCGTTTCTTTTATACATGTAAATGTAACAGAGAAGGAAGGTAtatacttaaatttttaaataaatggaaaaataaataataataaaagaaaattattctATTCTAGAGTTAAAACTTAAAATGGTGTCCATTTGCAGTATGACTTCATTTCATAAgggaaccaaaaaaaaaatatggtgtCAGCTGAAAGTTGCATGTTATTCATAACTTTGAAAACTTCTAAATAGCTATCTGTGGAAGTGGTTTGTGATCTCAGCCAAAagttgtatgtatatataaatatacacatatagatatatatatagagagagaaagatagaGTCAGAGAGAAAACGATGTGAAATTTTAGTGACATAGTTTAATTAAAGACTATTCTTTTGTTCATATTCTGTATTCTGTTGGGACAAAGTAGTGAAATATTATCAAACAATGTCTGATGTCATTGTCAGTATGATGAACCGTGGCTTCTATAATCTCTATAAAACCATAGATAGATGTGTGTATGCTGTTTCCATATTTATATACGGTATTTGTAAGTATTTGTGCAGAATTACACTTGTTTTCTACTTATTTTAGATTTAAATGCTAAAATtcataatataaattgaaaatgagaagaaacatattaaataaaataaatatatttgatgAATTTATAATGAAATTTGGTGTTTTAGGATATAATGGGTGAATAATTTTAAGTTTTGGATGCTCAATACGTTCTGTTTGTGATCAAAAATAAAGTTTCAAGTTTCAAGCCAATTTTTGACTATAATGCATTcactttcagaaaaaaaaatattgtgaatctAGATctctttcagatttttaaaatatcttgaatcgTCTAATTTCGAATAATATCAAAAAAGTTatgattaaaatattatcagtAGTCGCCCGCGGCATTACTGAAAGGGCTATGTCGCCCGCCTACTTTTAGAGACACATTAGGGCTTTTAAATCCTGATTTCGCAAATTCAAGGAGACTTTCGTTGGGcaacaaattaaagagaaaaaggaaatttttcAAGTACAACTGTCATTCTTCATCACTTCTTCTCTTCTATCTTTTATTTGatgtttctaattttatttgcaATTTTTTAGAATGATGATTATGAGCTAAACTCATATTTAAGATTTTCAATAGATATTATTTGATACTTTTTATGGTTTAATGcagttttagtttttttctctcaatttttaAGTGTACTATTTTTTTCATGTTCAATGCTTATAATTGCTTGATCActaattatttgttttatgaTTTCAATACAAAATCTAAAAAGTGAGTTTTGATTAtgttataatgaaataaatatagatttcgatattgGATGAAAGTACTTGTATAGTCACAAACGGGTAATACTTTGCCATATGATTTAGATTTTATATGTACTAAtaagaatataaattaaatcaataatttgcAATCACATGAAATTGAAGAGtaattagattgaattttcCCATAAGAAATTGAtgcaattaaaattaaataccaTATATTTCTAATCATTGTTAATtacttttttgtttatttatttaatttttttattcaattacaATCATcattcaaattatttatttgtaaattGAAATAAAGATTTGATTATTTGGCACTTAATTAAAGTCTTTATGGGATCGATCTTACTCTTGTGATTATTATTACTTGTAAACGATACGTGCACTTGCGTGTTGGAATTTTCACAATATTTTACTATTGcgatttaatttttgttactgTGATTAGTCTTGTCTCTATGACAATATGATTTTGAGTGTTTTAATCTATATCCTTGTAATATAATTTTGAGTGTTTTAATCTTGTCTGtgatatgatttattttattttgtttcgtTGTTAGTCTTATTTGTTTTTCGATAGCTCGccatcaaattattattaatagcaATAACAAGTTTTCTAAAATTAGAcagctaattatttaatttgtttttttaattttaattttagtcatgTCTACAAAAATATCCGATTAAATTGCAAACTATTATTCAATCACTcaaactattattttaattaattgttattaataaaattagattattcaaaaatataatctcatattattttgtttttccacTCATTCTCCATAGCTGAGtaataataattgatgaagcAATCTCCATAGTCTCGCACTTAAAACAAAAATGAGAATCGTATCACTCTCTGTATCAACGCAATCGAATCGATTGCTCAACCTTCTTCGGCTTCAATCACTCAAACACTTTTCGCCCTCCCGCCACCTTTCACTCCAATCCAACCTTCATCAATACCACGAACCCTCCATAACCCAAGCTGTAGAACTCCTCCAAACGCCAGAGAATAACTGGGACCTTGACCAGCTCCGAAGTATCCTCTACTCCGACTCCGAAAACTCTTCACCGAAACGTTTCTTCCACATTGCTCGTCGGCTAGACTCCTCTGCCAAAGCTCTCAAGTTCTTCGACTATGTCCGAGAAAATTCCAAGTGCCCAGAAGACCTGCCATTGCTGTCGTCCGTTTTCCAGGCCGTTCTCGAGCTTGCTAGCCGCGAAACCAGCTGGGAAAAAAAGGTTTTTCAGCTGTATATTTCGTCTCAGGAGCAGAATGTTCCGCTCACCATTAATGCCGCGACCCTTCTCTTAGGTTGCTTGGGGAGGGCCGGAATGAAGGAAGAGTTGCTTATTGTTTTCAAAGCACTCGATCCGGATTGTAAGAATACCCATGTTTGTAATCGGCTGGTTACAGTGTTGTTTCATTTGGGAGATGTTGATGAAGCACTCCATGTGCTCGACGAAATGCTTGAACCGAATTCGATATCCTCTCCCAATGATACAACAGTTGATGTTGTTTTTTCCAAGATTTTGAGAAGAGATAGACCTGGGAGGCGGCTCAAGGATGAGGAAATTGTTGGATTGGTGTCTAAGTTTAGTGAGCAGGGTGTGTTTCCTGACACGTTCAAACTTACCCAATTGATCACAAATTTTTGCAGAGATGGGAAGATTAATCGAGCTTGGGATGTGTTAGAAAATGTGATCAAGTCTGGGGGTTATGTTGCGGTGGCTTCTTGCAATGCCCTTTTGACTGGTTTAGGAAGAAGTAATGATTTTAAGAAGATGAATCAGCTCATGGCGATTATGAATGATAAAGATATTAAGCCTGATGTGATCACTTATGCAATTCTAATTAATCGTTTGTGCAAATCATGGAGAGTTGATGAGGCAATGGAAGTGTTTGACAAAATGAGTGGAGAGGTAGGAAAATACACAGTTGAACCTGATGTGGTTATTTATAACAGTTTGATTGATGGGCTTTGTAAAGTTGGGAGGCAGGAAGAAGGATTGAAATTGATGGAACAAATGAGATCACAAAACTTTTGTGCACCTAATACTGTTACCTACAATTGTTTGATTGATGGGTTCAACAAAGTTGGGGAGATTGAGAGGTCACTTGATCTATTTGATCAAATGAAGAAGGATGCAGTGCCACCAAGTGTGATCACCCTTAACACTTTGGTTGATGGAATGTGCAGGCATGGAAGAATTAACAGTGCGTTTCAGTTGTTCAATGAAATGCAAAAAGACGGTGTTAAAGGCAATGCAGTTACCTACACAACTTTGATTACTGCTTATTGTGGTGTCAACAATATCAACAAGGCAATGGAATTGTTTGATCAGATGTTGAGCAGTAGATGTTCCACCGATGCGATTGTTTACTACAGCTTGATTAATGGTTTGAGTCTAGCTGGAAGGATGGATGATGCCAGCATGGTTGTATCAAAGCTCAAAGAGGCTGGGTTTGGCATGGATGTCGTTTCATACAATGTCCTAATTAGCGGATTTTGCAAGAAGAACAAGCTGGAGAAAGCTCATGAGATGCTTAAAGAAATGGAGGAGGTTAATATCAAGCCCGATACTGTCACATACAATACCTTGATATCTCATTTCAGCAAAACTGGGAGCTTGGGAATTGCACATAAATTGCTGAAGAAAATGTTGAAGGAGGGTCTTCTGCCAACTGTTGTTACTTATGGAACCCTCATACATGGTTATTGCTTGAATGACAACATTGAGGAAGCCATGAATATTTTCCGAAGTATGACTTCTGCTTTAGAGGTTCCTCCCAATACTGTTATATACAATATTCTTATAGATTCTCTCTACAAGCGAAATGAGGTAGAAAAACTTCTGTCTCTGATGAATGATATGCAAATTAAAGGGGTAAAGCCGAATACCACCACTTACAATGCCTTGTTCAAATGCCTCAGGGAGAATAATTTATTGAACAAGGCATTTAAATTCATGGATCAGATGGTTGAACAGGCTTGTAATCCTGATTACATAACCATGGAAGTTCTTACAGAGTGGCTTTCTGCAGTTGGGCAAGTAGATAAACTAAGAAAGTTCTTACAGGGCTATGAGGTTTCTgttcaagaaaaagaaaaatactctGAGTAGTTAACATCTGGTCAATAATTTTAGATAGCGATACAAGGTTGGAATTTTTGTGATATGGTTTTGATCCGATCTCTTAATAGACCGTTGTAGAGGCCAGAGAAACCTTCTGGCTTTACAACTACTCCCTGCCTCTGGTGTTTGATCATTTGAGGTCTTACGCATGGCAAGGATTGGAGAAGACCTTATGTTACATGGATTTCCCTTTTTCTTTCAACTTGTTTAACAATTACGCTTAAAAGTAGgcgtggattttttttttcttttttgacagTAAAAGAGAAGATTGTACGAAATTAAAATAAGGAATGATTTTGTATTTTGGAGCTTCTTTCTTTGGCTTTAAA is a window from the Cannabis sativa cultivar Pink pepper isolate KNU-18-1 chromosome 1, ASM2916894v1, whole genome shotgun sequence genome containing:
- the LOC115706386 gene encoding pentatricopeptide repeat-containing protein At3g61520, mitochondrial; translated protein: MRIVSLSVSTQSNRLLNLLRLQSLKHFSPSRHLSLQSNLHQYHEPSITQAVELLQTPENNWDLDQLRSILYSDSENSSPKRFFHIARRLDSSAKALKFFDYVRENSKCPEDLPLLSSVFQAVLELASRETSWEKKVFQLYISSQEQNVPLTINAATLLLGCLGRAGMKEELLIVFKALDPDCKNTHVCNRLVTVLFHLGDVDEALHVLDEMLEPNSISSPNDTTVDVVFSKILRRDRPGRRLKDEEIVGLVSKFSEQGVFPDTFKLTQLITNFCRDGKINRAWDVLENVIKSGGYVAVASCNALLTGLGRSNDFKKMNQLMAIMNDKDIKPDVITYAILINRLCKSWRVDEAMEVFDKMSGEVGKYTVEPDVVIYNSLIDGLCKVGRQEEGLKLMEQMRSQNFCAPNTVTYNCLIDGFNKVGEIERSLDLFDQMKKDAVPPSVITLNTLVDGMCRHGRINSAFQLFNEMQKDGVKGNAVTYTTLITAYCGVNNINKAMELFDQMLSSRCSTDAIVYYSLINGLSLAGRMDDASMVVSKLKEAGFGMDVVSYNVLISGFCKKNKLEKAHEMLKEMEEVNIKPDTVTYNTLISHFSKTGSLGIAHKLLKKMLKEGLLPTVVTYGTLIHGYCLNDNIEEAMNIFRSMTSALEVPPNTVIYNILIDSLYKRNEVEKLLSLMNDMQIKGVKPNTTTYNALFKCLRENNLLNKAFKFMDQMVEQACNPDYITMEVLTEWLSAVGQVDKLRKFLQGYEVSVQEKEKYSE